The DNA window CCTGGCCAATGCCGCAGTCCCCGTGGTAATGCTCCCCAGCCGCGGCCCGGACGGCCCGGCGGTGCTGGCCGGCGGCCTGGCCACCCAACTGCCGCTGCGCCGGATGCAACATCGCTGCGCCAACCGGTCCGACCAGGCTCTGGCCCTGGCCCGCTGGGCCCTGCGCCACAAGCTTGCCGGCTACGACCTGCCCCTGACCGTATTGCGTGAGCGCCACCAGGCTGACCCAGACCTGTGCGCCTCCTTCACCCGCCGGCGCGACCAGGCGATCGCCGCCCTCGACGGCGTCGCGAGCAACGACGCCGCCATGGGTGTGGAGGGCCAGGTCGCTCATGCCTGGTTCGGGCTCCTCGCCCAAAGCCTCAACCCCGACTGGAGGTTCACCGGGCGTAACCGCCGCCCGCCCCTAGACCCGGTGAACTCCCTGCTGTCCCTCGGTTACACCCTGGTCGGCACCGAGGTCCACCAGGGGGTCATGGCCGCCGGGCTCGACCCGTCATTGGGTTTCCTGCACCAACCAAGCCCCGGGCGCGAGTCCATGGTTCTGGACCTCACCGAGGTCTTTCGCGGCGGGGTGGATCACTTCGTCCTCAGCCACATCGACCCCACCGGCCCCGACCAGGCCGACTACTACTACCGCGAGGCCGAGGGCTGTCGCCTGAGCAAGGCGGCCCGGCCGGCGTACTTCGGGGCCTGGGCCGAACGCCGCGACGCCTGGCCCTACCCGCTGGGTGGGAGCGATGGTGCCGACTGGCCGATGGGCGGCCTGCGCGAACAGATCAATGGCTGGATTGAACGCCTGCGCGCCGAGATGAAGCGCCTGGGCCCCTACTTATCGGAAATCGCCCCATGAAGATCAGCCTCCTCGAACAGGCCATGGCCCCTGACGCCCTCGACGCCGCCTGGCGCCGCCTCAAGACCGAGCACACCCCTTGGTCCCCGGACATCAGTCGCGACGAGTTGCAATACCACCTCATGCGCCACCTTCTGGAATGTCGCTTGGAGGTCTTAAGTGGGGGCTACCGGCCCCTGCCGCTCCGCCAATTCCCCATGCGCAAGCCCGACGGGCGCATCCGTGTCATCAGTGCCCAGTACCTCAAGGACAAGCTTGTGCAACGCGCCATCCTCACCATCCTCGAACCCCATGCCGAGCGCCTCTTCCACGACGATAGCTACGCCTACCGCCCCAACCGCAACGTCGAAAAGGCCCTGGACCGCGTCCGCGAGCGCATCCGCATCGGCACTGACTGGCTGGTCGACGCCGACATCGAACAATTTTTCGACTCGATCCCACACCGCCCCCTGGTCAAGGTCCTCGACGCCTTTGTCGCCGACGCGCCCACCATGCGCCTGATCAGCCGCTGGCTCGACCAGGGCGCCCATGTCAAGAGCCTGCTCAGCACCACCCGCGGTATCTCCCAGGGGGCCATCCTCTCACCCCTCTTCTGCAACCTCTACCTCCACCGTTTTGACACAGCCCTGGCCAAGGCCAAGATCCCCTTCGTGCGTTTCGCCGATGACTTTCTCCTCTTCGCCCCGGCGCAGGACCTGGCCGAGAAGGCACTGGACTACGCCACCCGCGAGTTGGATCGCCTCGACCTGAACATCCACCCCGAAAAAACCCGTGTCGTGCGGGCCAGTCGTGAGGTAACCTTCCTAGGCCAGAGCCTCCCCAACCCCAGCCGCTGAGGCCCCCGACCCTGTGCCGAACCCTAAGTTTCTCCTATCCCATTTGATATATTCCGGCGACCACCGTAACATCCTGTTCGGGGCCTGGAATCCGCAATTGCCAGGGGGGCGCCCCCCTACCTGATGAATAAGGTATTGAGACGTGCCAACAAGATGTAAAAGAAGAACCTTTTCGGGGCGCCCCCCTACCTGATGAATAAGGTATTGAGACAAGTTGGCGCTGACCAGCGCCGCCCGGTCCGCAGGGGCGCCCCCCTACCTGATGAATAAGGTATTGAGACGGTCTCCGGGGGTTGCTCATGGGGCTGGTGTTCATGGGGCGCCCCCCTACCTGATGAATAAGGTATTGAGACCTCCTCGAAAACCACCAGGCACTGGTTCTCCTCGGGGGCGCCCCCCTACCTGATGAATAAGGTATTGAGACCTTCCAATCTGGCCTGACCCTCTGCGTGGGCAGGGGCGCCCCCCTACCTGATGAATAAGGTATTGAGACTGGGCTGCGGCACGACGAGGCCGCACAAGCGCAGGGGGCGCCCCCCTACCTGATGAATAAGGTATTGAGACTAGTAGATGACGACTCCATACACCTGACCGGTGGGGCGCCCCCCTACCTGATGAATAAGGTATTGAGACCTCCGAACTCCTCCGAATCCTCGGCGAGTCGGGGGCGCCCCCCTACCTGATGAATAAGGTATTGAGACGATGCCCTGATATTGATAAGGAACGGCTCCTCGGGGGCGCCGGGGCGCCCCCCTACCTGATGAATAAGGTATTGAGACGTAGTACTTGCGGGCGCGGGACCACGCCGAGTCGTGGGGCGCCCCCCTACCTGATGAATAAGGTATTGAGACGATGCCCTGATATTGATAAGGAACGGCTCCTCGGGGGCGCCGGGGCGCCCCCCTACCTGATGAATAAGGTATTGAGACGTAGTACTTGCGGGCGCGGGACCACGCCGAGTCGTGGGGCGCCCCCCTACCTGATGAATAAGGTATTGAGACGGTGTAGCGGCGATGCCAGCAGACCATGGTACCGGGGCGCCCCCCTACCTGATGAATAAGGTATTGAGACCCAGTAGATCACGTCCGCCTCCACCAGTAGGCCCGGGGCGCCCCCCTACCTGATGAATAAGGTATTGAGACTAGTGACGGTCCAAGGTACGCTCGATCGCCTTGGGGGCGCCCCCCTACCTGATGAATAAGGTATTGAGACGCTCCGCCGGGCTGGCCGGTGCCAGCCGGGGTGCTGGGGCGCCCCCCTACCTGATGAATAAGGTATTGAGACTCCGGGACGTAGTAGACGAGGACCCCGTACACCGGGGCGCCCCCCTACCTGATGAATAAGGTATTGAGACCACCCCGCAAGGCACTGACCCTGTTTCCAGGCGGGGCGCCCCCCTACCTGATGAATAAGGTATTGAGACAAGCAGATCCAGCTGATGACATAGGGTCAAGGCGGGGCGCCCCCCTACCTGATGAATAAGGTATTGAGACGCCACGATGAGTGATCCATCCTCACCGAGGAACGGGGCGCCCCCCTACCTGATGAATAAGGTATTAAGACTCATGTTTTTCAGCCGGTTTGTTGAGGGCTTGCGGGGCGCCCCCCTACCTGATGAATAAGGTATTGAGACTGCTTGCCCGCGATCGGTCCGTTGTCCTTGCGGGGGCGCCCCCCTACCTGATGAATAAGGTATTGAGACCTACATTTATGGAGTGTGGGGATAGGATGCCAGGGGCGCCCCCCTACCTGATGAATAAGGTATTGAGACACGCGCGGTTTGACTCACGGGCCCCATGGCTCCCGGGGCGCCCCCCTACCTGATGAATAAGGTATTGAAAGGGCCCGCATCGTTTCCTTTGCGGGGGGCGCCCCCCTACCTGATGAATAAGGTATTGAGACCGACGAGGGCAGCGACGAGGGCAACAATGAGGGGGGCGCCCCCCTACCTGATGAATAAGGTATTGAGACTTTCCGGAGACTATCGCCTCCGGTCGCCTGTGGGGGGCGCCCCCCTACCTGATGAATAAGGTATTGAGACCCACCGTGGTAGCGAGCAGTCGACGCAGGTGTGGGGCGCCCCCCTACCTGATGAATAAGGTATTGAGACCCTCGCGCGACCGCGGGCTTGTGTTCCTCACAGGGGCGCCCCCCTACCTGATGAATAAGGTATTGAGACCCACCAGCATGGGTGGTCGTCTGTGTGAAGGCGGGGCGCCCCCCTACCTGATGAATAAGGTATTGAGACCATCCAGATAGGTCATGACCTTCTCGGTATTGGGGGCGCCCCCCTACCTGATGAATAAGGTATTGAGACTCACGAGCGTGTCCGGAATGATGCCGGTCGGTGGGGGCGCCCCCCTACCTGATGAATAAGGTATTGAGACGATCGCTGATCGGGGCGTCTACCGGGTGGTCGTCGGGGGCGCCCCCCTACCTGATGAATAAGGTATTGAGACAGTCTCGGAAAGTGTTGAGGAACCCGTTCGTACTGGGGCGCCCCCCTACCTGATGAATAAGGTATTGAGACAGCTTGAAGCCCAGGTTTACGGAATTCACATCGGGGCGCCCCCCTACCTGATGAATAAGGTATTGAGACCAAGTTTGCAGGTCCGCCACTTGCGTTCATTGCGGGGCGCCCCCCTACCTGATGAATAAGGTATTGAGACCTTCAGCAGCCGCTCGGCATGGTGCTCCTGGTACCGGGGGCGCCCCCCTACCTGATGAATAAGGTATTGAGACACGAAGCAGTGAGTCACTGCTGTTTTGGAATTGGGGCGCCCCCCTACCTGATGAATAAGGTATTGAGACCTTCACGGAAATGCTTCGAACATTGGCGAACGGAGGGGCGCCCCCCTACCTGATGAATAAGGTATTGAGACCTCCTCTTCGCTAAGCCAACCCCGCACATCTCGGGGGCGCCCCCCTACCTGATGAATAAGGTATTGAGACCTGCAAGGACCGGTATCCCAATCAATGGGTATTGGGGCGCCCCCCTACCTGATGAATAAGGTATTGAGACATCAACATCTTAGTCACGTGGGCCTTGATCATAAATCCGCCCACATTGTTCAGCCCCTGGGCTACAGACCCCTTGTAGAACATGGTCTTGCGTGTGTTAACCCACATCAACTGAACGGTCTTGGGCGGATTTATGATCAAGGCCGTCACGTGAGTCATTCCGGCGGGGCGCCCCCCTACCTGATGAATAAGGGTAACTATTCAGCTCACTTGGCCTGACTCAATCCAGGCGCGGCATCGGCGGCTGGCCTTGGAAGGTTAAGACCAAGGCTTGGTACACATTGATGGATTGCTTCTGCAAGGTCGCGAGAGGTAGGAACGGATGGTGGCAAAGGCCTGGGCACCCGCCACGGCGCGGAAGCCACCGGAGAACTGGTGCTTGAGCTTCGGCATGCGGATATCGCGCTTCGGCGAGATGGTTGTCGAAGGGGACCTGGAGGTCGGTGATGAAGCGCAGCACCTCGTCGCGGTGCGCTTGCAGGCGGGTGATCAGGTTATAGGCGGGGGTCTGTTTGACGCGGCGCCGTTGGCCTGGCGGGCGGACGGCGCGCGGATGCTGGCTGGCCGCAGTGATAAGAAGATCGTCATAGCGGGTGAAAAAGTCCTCGACCATGAGGCTGGGTAAGGCGGCGAAGCCCGCCGCCCGGGCCAGTTTGGTCGCCGCGTTGGCCTCACACAGCAGGTCGATCAGGGCTTGCGGCCAGCGGCGGCGCGGGTAGGTCTCCGCCATGGCGATGAGCTCGCGCAGATGATGGGCATTGCCGTACGCATGGGTGCAGTCATAGCTGGCGTAGGCCGACCAATGATCATGGGTTGGCGCCGGGATCGGTAAGTGTCAAGGTAGTTGTCGCTTCAGTCATGCCGGGCCCGGGTCACGGCAGGGGGCCGGCAGGTGGCCCTCCGGTGCGGCGACGCGGGGGCGCGAGAGGTTGCAGGCTTGTCACGTCCTTCGGGCCCCGGGGGCAGACCCCGTTCTCCATCTAACCCCGCCCTCCTCAAGCCAATGCCTCCCGCAGAAATCGGAACAGGCGGCGATCGCCCTCGGGCTTGCCTTGCTCGCGGTCCTTGCGGGCGGCGCGGATCAGGGTCCGCAGTTGATGGCGATCCACTTGGGGGAATTCCTCCAGCAACTTGCCCAGGGCCTCGTCCCCCGCCACGATGAGGCGCTCCCGCCAGCCCTCCAGCAGATGGAGACGGGTAGCCTCCTCCTGTCGGTGGTGCTCCTGGCCCTGCAACAGGTCCGTGACGGCGGCCATGTCATCCCGGGCCAGCAGGTTGGCGATGCGCTTGTAGTGTCGTCCCAGGACGCGGATGTCCTTGATGCGCGCCGTTTCATCGATAGCGGCCCAGGTGGCGGCGCTCAGTTCCAGACGTTCCAGCTCATGCCGGGGCAGGGACAGGAGGCGTTTCGCCAGATCCTGGAGGACATGGTGATCACGCTTGACCTGGCTCTTGCTCGGGCCATCGTAGCGGGGCTCGTCGTCGTGGGCCTCGGGGTGCTCTTGCCGCGGGTGGGCATGCTTCACGCGATCCATTCCAGGTGCTCCAGGATCAATTGGGGCTTGAATACGCCCCGGAATTCGTTGACATCCAGGCGGTAGGCGAGACGAACGCGGTCGCCGGGGCCATCCATCTGATCGCCCAGCCGAAAACCGATGCCGTCGATAGCCAGGCCAACACCGCCCTCGGCGCGCAGGCGCAGGCGCAGGTGTTCCCCATCCCCCACCTGCTTGCGGCTCAGGACCTGGAAGACCCCGTCGAAGAGGGGCTCGGGGAAGCCCTTCCCCCAAGGGCCCGCGTGACGCAGGGTCTGGGCGGTGGCCAAGTCGAGGGCCTGGGGTGGCAGTTCACCGTCGGAGAGAATCTCGCGCACCGGTGGGGTATCGCCGATCTCGGCCCGCACGGCCTGACAAAAGGCCTCGCGGAAGGGCGGGAAGGCGGCCTCCTCCAGGGTTAGGCCGGCGGCCATGGCGTGACCACCAAAGCGCATGATCAGGCCCGGCTGGCGTTTGTCTACGGCATCGATGAGGTCGCGCATGTGCAGGCCCTCGACGGAACGGGCGGAGCCGCGCAGCCGGCCATCCTCGCCGGGGGCGAAGGCGATGGCGGGTCGTTGCCAGCGCTCGCGGATGCGGGAGGCGAGGATGCCGACGACACCCTGATGCCAGCCCGGATCGAAGAGACAAAGCGCCGGCGGCAGCCCGCCGGATTCCAGATTCAAGGCCGCCAGGGCGGCATCCGCCTCGAGCTTCATGCCATTCTCGATCTCCCGCCGGCGCTTGTTGAGGTCGTCCAGCTCCCGCGCCATGGCGGCGGCCTGGGCCGGGTCGTCCGTCAGCAGGCATTCGACGCCCAGGGCCATGTCCTCGAGCCGGCCAGCGGCATTGAGGCGCGGCGCCGCCAGGAACCCCAGGTCGCGGGCCACGGCCCGGTTCGGGTCACAGCCAGCCACCATCAACAGGGCCCGCACCCCCGGGTTGCCATTGCCCGCGCGGATGCGGCGCAGGCCCCGTTCCACCAGGATGCGGTTGTTCTGATCGAGGGTGACGACGTCCGCCACGGTCCCCAGGGCCACCAGATCCAGGAGGTCCGCCAGCCTGGGGGCTACGCGGTCGGGTCCAAACCAGCCCAGATCGCGCAGCCGGGCCCGCAGGGCGGCGAGCAGGTAGAAGACTACGCCGACCCCGGCCAGGTGCTTGCTGGGAAAGGGGTCTCCCGGCTGGTTGGGGTTGACGATGGCCGCTGCCTCCGGTAGGAGCTCCCCTGCCAGGTGGTGGTCGGTGACGATGACCTGGATGCCCAGTTCGTTGGCCCGGGCCACGCCCGCGACGGCGGCGATGCCGTTATCGACGGTCAGGATCAGATCGGGACGCCACTCCAGGGCCGCGTCCACCACCGCCGGGCTCAGGCCATAGCCATAGGCAAAGCGGCTCGGCACCAGGTAGGAGACCCGCCCCGCGCCCATGGCGCGCAGGCCCCGCACGGCCAGGGCGCTGCCGGTGGCGCCGTCGGCGTCATAATCGCCCACCACCAGAATGGAGCCCCCGCCCGTCACCCATTCCGCCAACCGCTCCGCCGCCCGGCCGATGTCGAGCAGGGTCCCGGACGGGTGCAGGGCACCCAGGGGGAGCTGACAGCCGGACTCATCCCGCACCCCGCGCGCCAGGTAGATGCGGCGCAGAAAGGGTGACAGGTTGTGAGGCATGAGGACCGAGGCCGCCGGCATGGGGCGGCGGCGGATCACCACCCGCACGGCCGCGGGGCTAGCCTCCACCGGGGCGGAAGAGCCCGGGGCCGCCACGACAGGGGTTTGGGGTTTGGAGCGTATGGCCATGCGCGGGGAGCTTACCACGGACAGGGCGGAGAGGGCGGCGGCGTACTTGGGATTGCCGCACTCAATCGGCCAGCGCACCCTGAATCCTCTTCCGCACTCCCGACGAGGCCCCGGATGCAGGGTAAACTAGCGGCAAACCCGCGCCCCCCTACCGGAGCCCTTCATGCACCCTGAATTCGATCTCTCGCCAGACCTCTGCTACCTCAACCACGCCGCCGTGGCCCCCTGGCCGCGACGGGCGGTGACGGCGGTGACCCGCTTCGCCGAGGCCAATGGCCGCCGGGGCTCGGCGGACTATGCGACCTGGCTCGCTACCGAACAGCGGCTGCGCGAACGCTTGGCGGACCTCATCCAGGCCCCCTCCACCGACGACATCGCCCTGGTCAAGAACACCTCGGAGGGCCTGTCCATCCTGGCGCAGGGGCTGGACTGGCAAGCGGGGGACAATATCGTGGGCATCGCCCAGGAATTCCCCTCCAACCGCCTGCCCTGGGAGGCCCTGCAGGATCAGGGGGTCGCCTACCGCGTCCTGGACCTCGACACCACGGATGACCCCGAGACCGCCCTCGACGAGCTCTGCGACGCCCGCACCCGGCTGGTCGCCGTGAGTTCGGTTCAGTACGCGCGCGGCTTGCGTCTAGATCTGGAGCGTCTTAGCGCCACCTGCCTCCGCCGGGGCATCCTGCTCTGCGTGGACGCCATCCAGAGCCTGGGCGCCCTGCCCTTCGACCTCCAGCGGATCCCCGTGGATGTGGTCGTGGCCGATGGTCATAAATGGATGCTGGGACCGGAGGGCATCGCCCTCCTCTATGTCGCGCCAGCCCTGAGGCCCAGGCTCAGGCTGCGCCAGTTCGGCTGGCACATGATCGCCCACCCCGGCGACTACGACCGCCATGACTGGACCCCCTCCCCCACCGCCACCCGCTTCGAGTGCGGCAGCCCCAACCTCTTGGGCATCCACGCCCTGGAGGCCAGCCTCTCCCTCCTGCAAGAGGTGGGCATGGCGTCCGTGGCATCCGCCATCGAGCAGCGAATCAGCCGGCTCATGAGCCTCATGGATCAGGCCGGCTTTGAGGTCCTGACCCCCCGCGCCCCCGAGCGCCACGCGGGTATCCTGACCTTCCGCGTCCCCGGGGCCGATCACCCGCGTCTGTGGCGCGAACTCCAGACCCGGGGCGTCAGTTGCGCCCTGCGGGGCGGGGGCATTCGCTTTTCACCGCACTTTTACACGGATGAGGCTTTGCTCGACCGGGCTGTAACGCTGGTCAAGGAAGTATTGGCGGATGGCTATACCCAACACACCTGAGTTTTGGGTTGCCCGGGCCGGGTATAACTCGGAAAATCAACATTTGAATCGCGAGGCTCGTCGCCCAATGCTTGATACCCTGCCCCTGCTAAGCGCCACCGACTTTCCGCCCCTGCGCCGCCGTAGCCTGACGACCCTCCAGGTGAATTTGGGCTACCGCTGTAACCAAACTTGCGTCCATTGCCACGTCAACGCCGGTCCCCAGCGGACCGAGCAGATGGATGACGCCACTCTCGCGCTGATCCCTCGCGTACTCGCCGCCCGGGGGTTGCGGGCTCTGGACCTCACCGGCGGCGCCCCCGAGCTGCATCCGCGCTTTCGCTGGCTAGTGGCGACCGCGCGCGGGCTCGGGGCCAGGGTAATCGACCGCTGCAACCTGACCATCCTCTCCGAGCCGGGGTTCGAGGACCTGGCGGACTTCCTTGCCGCCCAGGGGGTGGAGGTACTGGCCTCGCTGCCCTGTTATCTGGAGGACAACGTGGATACCCAGCGCGGCCAGGGGGTTTACCAGCGCAGCATCGAGGGACTCAAGCGATTGAATGACCTGGGTTACGGTCGGCCCGGCAGCGGCCTCGACCTGAATCTCATCTACAACCCCGGTGGACCCCGCCTGCCGCCGGAACAAACCGGCTTGGAGGCGGACTACCAGCGGGAGTTGCAGGCCCGCCACGGCATCGGCTTCAACCGGCTCTACACCCTGACCAACATGCCCATCAAGCGCTTTGGCAGCACCCTTATCTCCCGGGGCCAGTTTGGCGATTACATGACCCTGCTCAAGGACAGCTTCCACCCCGCCAACCTGGAGCAGGTCATGTGCCGCGATTTGATCAGCGTGGACTGGCGGGGCCGGTTGTTCGACTGCGACTTCAATCAGCAACTGGGGCTGGGGCTGGCCCCGGTCGGCCCAAGTGACGAGGGGCGCCATGAGCCCTGCCTGCGCGACCTGCTAGAGACCGATTTTGCCTGGGGCCCCATTGTCATCGCCGATCACTGTTATGGCTGTACCGCGGGCCAGGGCAGTAGTTGCGGCGGGGCCCTGGCCGCTCCCGGTCCGATTCCCGCCCCATGAGGCTGTCGCTCATCCTGCCCGCCCTCGATGAGGCGGCGGATATCCCGGCCACCCTGGCCGCCCTCCAACCGCTGCGCGCCCTGGGCCACGAGGTCATCCTGGTGGATGGCGGCAGCACCGATGGCACCCCCCTCTTGGCCGCCCCCAAGGTGGACCGGGTCATCACCGCCCCCCGGGGCCGGGCCCGCCAGATGAACGCCGGGGCGGCCCAGGCCCAGGGCGAGGCCCTGGTGTTTGTACATGCCGACACCCGCCTGCCGGAGGGGGCTGGCGCCCTCGTTAGCGATGCCCTCCAACAGCGGCTATGGGGGCGCTTCGATGTTCGCATTGCCGGCAGGCCCTGGATGCTGCGAGTCGTCGCCACCCTCATGAATGAGCGCTCCCGGCTCTCCGGCATCGCCACCGGCGACCAGGCCATCTTCGTGCGGCGCGACACCTTCACCGCCCTGGGGGGCTTTCCTGATCTGCCGCTCATGGAAGACATCGCCCTCTCCAGGCGCCTCAAGCACCTTAGCCCGCCTGCCTGTCTGCGCCAGCGGGTCATCACCTCCGGCCGGCGCTGGGAATCCCAGGGGCCCTGGCGCACCATCCTGCTCATGTGGCGATTGCGCTTTGATTATTGGCGCGGGGTGCCGGCGGAGTCCCTGGCAGGTCGCTATCGCCTCCCCACCCAGCCGCCAGCCCCGCCTGTAGGCGATGGGCGCTAGGGGTGAGCCCGGTCCGCATCCTGATGTTTTGCCAAGGCCCCGGTCCCGGGTCACGTTAAGACCCTGCTCATCCCCACCTTGGGGCCGGCTGGCGCGGCGCGGCTCGCAAGCCGGCTGTTGCGGCACACCCTGACCCAGGCGCTAGCGGCGGCCCTGGGATGGGGGCTATGTGGTTGGGCTCGCGGACCTCTGATCCCAGCCTGTTTACGGACCTGCCCTGGAGCATGGCGCTGGTCACCCGCCTAACCCTAAGGCGCATCCAGGCCCTGATCTGGCGGGGCTGGATTGGAGAAGAACGGGTGGATATCGACAAACCGGCGGATCTCGTGGGCGCTTCCCGGGACTCTAGCTGCTATTTTCACGAATGATATCAACCGTCACGGCGCAGAGCCACTCCAGCTCCCGATCGCTGACGATATAGGGTGGCATCAGATAGACCAGCCGCCCAAAAGGGCGGACCCAGACGCCACGATCGACAAAACGGCGCTGAATGTCGCGCATGATCACGGGCCTCGCCATTTCCACCACGCCAATGGCCCCCAGCACCCGTACCTCGGTGACGCCGGCGAGCCCCTGACAAGGTGCCAGTCCGGAAGTCAGGCCAGCCTCGATGCGCTGCACATCGCCTTGCCAACCGCGCTCCAGCAGGAGATCAATGCTGGCGTTGGCCAAGGCACAGGCGAGGGGATTGCCCATAAAGGTGGGACCGTGCATGAAGACGCCCGGCTCGCCGGAAGAAATGGTCGTGGCGACCTGGGTGCTGGCCAGGGTGGCCGCCAAAGTCATATAGCCGCCGGTCAGGGCCTTGCCAACCGTCATGATGTCGGGGGCTATGCCAGCGTGTTCGCAGGCAAAGAGGCGGCCGCTACGGCCAAAACCGGTGGCAATCTCGTCCGCGATGAGCAGCACACCCTCCTGGTCGCAAAGCTCGCGCACCCGCCGCAGATAATCGGCGGCATAGAAGCGCATGCCACCGGCGCCCTGGACGATGGGCTCCAGGATGACCGCCGCCAACTCCTGGCGGTACCCCCGCAACAGGGCCTCGAACTCCGCGATATCGGCGTCCCGGCAGGGCTCGCCGAAACGGCACGCCGGGGCGGGGGCGAACAGTTGGCGGGGCAAGAGGTGGGAGAAGAGATGATGCATGCCGGTGACGGGGTCACACACCGACATGGCGGCAAGGGTATCTCCGTGATAGCCGCATCGGAGGGTCAGCAAGCGGTGGCGACCGGGCTCTCCCCGGGCTTGATGATATTGGATGGCCATCTTGATGGCCACCTCCACCGCCACCGAGCCGGAATCACAGAGAAAGACATGCTGGAGGGGCTCGGGCGTCAGGGCCACCAGCCGTGCCACCAGGGACACCGCCGGCTCGTGGGTGAGGCCCCCGAACATAACGTGGGCCATCTGATCGAGCTGGTCCCGGATGGCCTGGTTGAGGACCGGGTGGTTATAGCCGTGGACGGCGCACCACCAGGAAGACATGCCATCGATGAGGACCCGGCCATCCATGAGTTTAATACGGCAGCCGTGGGCGGCGCGCACCGCATAGACCGGGTCCTGATTCAAGGTCGAGGTGTAGGATGCCAGACATGGGCCCGATCGATGGCCAGTAATTCCTCGGCGCTGGGCACCCGGAGCATCCCCTTATCCGCACCTGGGGCTGCGGGGGCCTTGGGTGTCCAAGCCCCGGCCAGATATACCCAAAATAGCTAGCCAGGCGCTTTC is part of the Chromatiaceae bacterium genome and encodes:
- a CDS encoding TIGR04283 family arsenosugar biosynthesis glycosyltransferase; its protein translation is MRLSLILPALDEAADIPATLAALQPLRALGHEVILVDGGSTDGTPLLAAPKVDRVITAPRGRARQMNAGAAQAQGEALVFVHADTRLPEGAGALVSDALQQRLWGRFDVRIAGRPWMLRVVATLMNERSRLSGIATGDQAIFVRRDTFTALGGFPDLPLMEDIALSRRLKHLSPPACLRQRVITSGRRWESQGPWRTILLMWRLRFDYWRGVPAESLAGRYRLPTQPPAPPVGDGR
- the arsS gene encoding arsenosugar biosynthesis radical SAM protein ArsS (Some members of this family are selenoproteins.), encoding MLDTLPLLSATDFPPLRRRSLTTLQVNLGYRCNQTCVHCHVNAGPQRTEQMDDATLALIPRVLAARGLRALDLTGGAPELHPRFRWLVATARGLGARVIDRCNLTILSEPGFEDLADFLAAQGVEVLASLPCYLEDNVDTQRGQGVYQRSIEGLKRLNDLGYGRPGSGLDLNLIYNPGGPRLPPEQTGLEADYQRELQARHGIGFNRLYTLTNMPIKRFGSTLISRGQFGDYMTLLKDSFHPANLEQVMCRDLISVDWRGRLFDCDFNQQLGLGLAPVGPSDEGRHEPCLRDLLETDFAWGPIVIADHCYGCTAGQGSSCGGALAAPGPIPAP
- a CDS encoding DUF615 domain-containing protein; the encoded protein is MDRVKHAHPRQEHPEAHDDEPRYDGPSKSQVKRDHHVLQDLAKRLLSLPRHELERLELSAATWAAIDETARIKDIRVLGRHYKRIANLLARDDMAAVTDLLQGQEHHRQEEATRLHLLEGWRERLIVAGDEALGKLLEEFPQVDRHQLRTLIRAARKDREQGKPEGDRRLFRFLREALA
- a CDS encoding aminotransferase class V-fold PLP-dependent enzyme; this encodes MHPEFDLSPDLCYLNHAAVAPWPRRAVTAVTRFAEANGRRGSADYATWLATEQRLRERLADLIQAPSTDDIALVKNTSEGLSILAQGLDWQAGDNIVGIAQEFPSNRLPWEALQDQGVAYRVLDLDTTDDPETALDELCDARTRLVAVSSVQYARGLRLDLERLSATCLRRGILLCVDAIQSLGALPFDLQRIPVDVVVADGHKWMLGPEGIALLYVAPALRPRLRLRQFGWHMIAHPGDYDRHDWTPSPTATRFECGSPNLLGIHALEASLSLLQEVGMASVASAIEQRISRLMSLMDQAGFEVLTPRAPERHAGILTFRVPGADHPRLWRELQTRGVSCALRGGGIRFSPHFYTDEALLDRAVTLVKEVLADGYTQHT
- a CDS encoding Retron-type reverse transcriptase, translating into MKISLLEQAMAPDALDAAWRRLKTEHTPWSPDISRDELQYHLMRHLLECRLEVLSGGYRPLPLRQFPMRKPDGRIRVISAQYLKDKLVQRAILTILEPHAERLFHDDSYAYRPNRNVEKALDRVRERIRIGTDWLVDADIEQFFDSIPHRPLVKVLDAFVADAPTMRLISRWLDQGAHVKSLLSTTRGISQGAILSPLFCNLYLHRFDTALAKAKIPFVRFADDFLLFAPAQDLAEKALDYATRELDRLDLNIHPEKTRVVRASREVTFLGQSLPNPSR
- a CDS encoding transposase, coding for MPAPTHDHWSAYASYDCTHAYGNAHHLRELIAMAETYPRRRWPQALIDLLCEANAATKLARAAGFAALPSLMVEDFFTRYDDLLITAASQHPRAVRPPGQRRRVKQTPAYNLITRLQAHRDEVLRFITDLQVPFDNHLAEARYPHAEAQAPVLRWLPRRGGCPGLCHHPFLPLATLQKQSINVYQALVLTFQGQPPMPRLD
- the cas1 gene encoding CRISPR-associated endonuclease Cas1: MILVIDRRASLLRHDAGTLRIDTEGEGPRRAPIAQLELVVVYGNPLAETAVWRALANAAVPVVMLPSRGPDGPAVLAGGLATQLPLRRMQHRCANRSDQALALARWALRHKLAGYDLPLTVLRERHQADPDLCASFTRRRDQAIAALDGVASNDAAMGVEGQVAHAWFGLLAQSLNPDWRFTGRNRRPPLDPVNSLLSLGYTLVGTEVHQGVMAAGLDPSLGFLHQPSPGRESMVLDLTEVFRGGVDHFVLSHIDPTGPDQADYYYREAEGCRLSKAARPAYFGAWAERRDAWPYPLGGSDGADWPMGGLREQINGWIERLRAEMKRLGPYLSEIAP
- the recJ gene encoding single-stranded-DNA-specific exonuclease RecJ, yielding MPAASVLMPHNLSPFLRRIYLARGVRDESGCQLPLGALHPSGTLLDIGRAAERLAEWVTGGGSILVVGDYDADGATGSALAVRGLRAMGAGRVSYLVPSRFAYGYGLSPAVVDAALEWRPDLILTVDNGIAAVAGVARANELGIQVIVTDHHLAGELLPEAAAIVNPNQPGDPFPSKHLAGVGVVFYLLAALRARLRDLGWFGPDRVAPRLADLLDLVALGTVADVVTLDQNNRILVERGLRRIRAGNGNPGVRALLMVAGCDPNRAVARDLGFLAAPRLNAAGRLEDMALGVECLLTDDPAQAAAMARELDDLNKRRREIENGMKLEADAALAALNLESGGLPPALCLFDPGWHQGVVGILASRIRERWQRPAIAFAPGEDGRLRGSARSVEGLHMRDLIDAVDKRQPGLIMRFGGHAMAAGLTLEEAAFPPFREAFCQAVRAEIGDTPPVREILSDGELPPQALDLATAQTLRHAGPWGKGFPEPLFDGVFQVLSRKQVGDGEHLRLRLRAEGGVGLAIDGIGFRLGDQMDGPGDRVRLAYRLDVNEFRGVFKPQLILEHLEWIA